The window GGGGGCTACTCGCCCTCGAGGAGGGGCTCGAAGCGGCTCTTGTCCGACGCCTTCATGAAGGCGTCACGGGGGGTGACGATCTTGCGGGTGACGAGATCGAGGAGGGCGTCGTCGAGCAGCTGCATGCCTTCGCTGCGTCCCGACTGCATGAGATTCGTCAGCATCGAGATGCTGCTCTCGCGAATGAGGTTGGGCAGCGCCGGGGTCTTGAGCAGGATCTCGTGCACGGCGACGCGGCCGGCGCCGCCGGCCTTGGGCAGGAGAAGCTGGGCAACGATCGCCGCCAGCGAGTCGGCGAGCGACAGGCGCGCCTGCGGCTGCTCGTCGGCGGGAAAGACGTCGATCAGGCGATCGATCGTCTTGGCGGCGCTGTTGGTGTGCAGCGTCCCGAAGACCAGCATGCCCATCTCGGCCGCCTTGAGCGCCAGCGCGATCGTCTCGAGGTCGCGCATCTCACCCACCAGCACCACATCGGCGTCCTG of the Thermoanaerobaculia bacterium genome contains:
- the tadA gene encoding Flp pilus assembly complex ATPase component TadA → TIEEPVEFVHRNRLSVFSQREVGHDTVSFAAALRSAIRQDADVVLVGEMRDLETIALALKAAEMGMLVFGTLHTNSAAKTIDRLIDVFPADEQPQARLSLADSLAAIVAQLLLPKAGGAGRVAVHEILLKTPALPNLIRESSISMLTNLMQSGRSEGMQLLDDALLDLVTRKIVTPRDAFMKASDKSRFEPLLEGE